In Edaphobacter paludis, a single window of DNA contains:
- a CDS encoding aldo/keto reductase: MTTVNAAASGTFAIGGDLTVNRLGYGAMRITGEGIWGEPKDVEGAKKVLRRAVELGVNFIDTADAYGPGVSERLIGEALAPYAKGVVIATKGGLVRTGPNKWEPVGRPAYLRQEVELSLRHLKVERIDLWQLHRIDPQTPVEDSLGEIAKLQKEGKIRHVGLSEVKPHEIEQAQKVVKIVSVQNQYNIGDRKHEDVLEYCEKHGLAFIPWFPVAAGKLAQPGGKLDAAAKKNGATVSQLSLAWLLHRSPVMLPIPGTSSVQHLEENVAAANVKLSDAEWAEIEAAAR, from the coding sequence ATGACAACTGTAAATGCAGCGGCGAGCGGGACGTTTGCGATTGGCGGCGATTTGACCGTCAACCGTCTGGGTTATGGCGCGATGCGGATAACCGGCGAGGGTATCTGGGGCGAGCCCAAAGACGTCGAGGGCGCCAAAAAGGTGCTGCGCCGCGCCGTCGAGCTTGGCGTCAACTTCATCGACACCGCCGATGCCTATGGACCTGGCGTCAGCGAGCGGCTCATCGGCGAAGCGCTGGCTCCGTATGCAAAAGGTGTCGTCATCGCCACCAAGGGAGGCTTGGTAAGGACTGGCCCCAACAAGTGGGAGCCCGTGGGACGGCCCGCCTATCTGCGGCAGGAAGTAGAGTTAAGCCTGCGCCATCTGAAGGTCGAGAGAATCGATCTCTGGCAACTGCACCGCATCGATCCGCAGACCCCGGTAGAGGATTCGCTGGGTGAGATTGCGAAGCTCCAGAAGGAAGGCAAGATCCGGCACGTTGGCCTCAGCGAGGTGAAGCCGCACGAGATTGAGCAGGCGCAGAAGGTCGTCAAAATCGTCAGCGTGCAGAACCAATACAACATCGGTGACCGCAAACACGAGGATGTTCTGGAATATTGCGAGAAGCATGGCCTCGCGTTCATTCCATGGTTCCCCGTGGCCGCGGGTAAGCTGGCGCAGCCGGGCGGCAAGCTCGACGCCGCGGCGAAGAAGAATGGAGCAACCGTATCGCAGTTGTCGCTGGCCTGGCTACTGCACCGCTCGCCGGTGATGCTGCCGATTCCGGGGACGTCTTCGGTCCAGCATCTGGAAGAGAATGTTGCCGCCGCCAACGTAAAGCTGAGCGATGCAGAATGGGCGGAGATTGAGGCGGCAGCCAGGTAG
- a CDS encoding acyloxyacyl hydrolase, which translates to MKLSILFLACLMQPALSMGQNSMVLPSSAVTRVYQPAQPADFNTNIYYRNKLELSFETGVLPINIPFVFDVFEGDNYTQKPLHYTLVPIFPSLRWHMGSIRGPGILRGNTDLTASLSITAIPRGPETHYEAFDLGVRRNFVYRNRRTAPYFEYRMGAGFINAKEPHGVQWAQGQDFTFTLMLGSGVRYNFSPRYSMAFGPTYMHVSNLYMSEPKYLDNGINVWGGIIGFNMRLGRPKAESVQ; encoded by the coding sequence GTGAAGTTATCGATTCTGTTCCTGGCATGCCTGATGCAACCCGCTCTCTCAATGGGCCAGAATTCGATGGTCCTGCCCTCCAGTGCAGTTACACGGGTTTATCAACCGGCGCAACCGGCCGATTTCAACACCAACATCTACTACAGAAACAAGCTCGAGCTCTCGTTCGAAACGGGAGTGCTTCCCATCAACATTCCTTTTGTCTTCGACGTTTTTGAGGGCGACAATTACACGCAAAAGCCCCTGCACTACACTCTGGTGCCCATCTTTCCTTCGCTGCGATGGCACATGGGCTCCATTCGAGGCCCGGGGATTCTGCGCGGCAATACCGACCTGACGGCCTCCCTGTCGATCACCGCGATTCCAAGGGGCCCGGAGACGCATTATGAAGCCTTCGATCTGGGAGTGCGGCGCAATTTTGTCTACCGTAACCGGAGGACGGCCCCCTACTTTGAGTACCGAATGGGCGCAGGGTTCATCAACGCGAAGGAACCCCATGGTGTGCAGTGGGCGCAGGGACAGGACTTCACCTTTACTCTCATGCTCGGCAGCGGCGTCCGGTACAACTTCAGCCCCCGCTACAGCATGGCGTTCGGCCCCACCTACATGCATGTTTCGAACCTCTATATGTCCGAGCCGAAGTACCTCGACAATGGGATCAATGTCTGGGGCGGCATCATCGGGTTCAATATGCGGCTAGGCAGGCCCAAAGCAGAATCCGTGCAATAA
- the rpmH gene encoding 50S ribosomal protein L34 produces the protein MPKRTFQPNRRHRAKTHGFLTRMKTKAGAAVLSRRRAKGRHKIAVSAGFRD, from the coding sequence ATGCCGAAGCGTACCTTTCAACCCAACCGCCGCCACCGCGCGAAGACCCACGGCTTTCTCACCCGCATGAAGACCAAGGCAGGTGCAGCCGTTCTCAGCCGCCGCCGCGCCAAGGGCCGCCACAAGATCGCCGTCAGCGCCGGTTTCCGCGACTAG
- the rnpA gene encoding ribonuclease P protein component, with amino-acid sequence MQPHSLPASGPIQAKAATTFRLRKHADYQRVYKASRKQFSKQMSYFFSLRPPLGPDGRPLRNAEADTPRVGLTVGKVMGKAVDRNRIKRRMREAVRKNLAALNAPVDVILHPRRSVIDLEFAALDREVANVFRAIQKAIQKQGEGSTPIPADQKL; translated from the coding sequence GTGCAGCCCCATTCTCTACCCGCGAGCGGACCGATTCAAGCGAAAGCCGCCACCACCTTTCGGCTGCGGAAACACGCCGACTACCAGCGCGTTTATAAAGCCAGCCGCAAGCAGTTCAGTAAGCAGATGAGCTACTTCTTCAGTCTCCGGCCGCCGCTCGGACCGGACGGCAGGCCCTTGCGCAACGCTGAGGCCGATACTCCTCGCGTGGGCCTCACTGTGGGTAAGGTGATGGGCAAGGCGGTCGATCGCAACCGCATCAAGCGCCGCATGCGGGAGGCCGTTCGCAAGAATCTGGCTGCTCTCAACGCTCCGGTCGACGTGATCCTGCACCCGCGGCGCAGCGTCATCGACCTCGAATTCGCTGCTCTTGACCGCGAGGTAGCCAACGTCTTCCGCGCCATCCAAAAGGCGATCCAAAAACAGGGTGAAGGCTCAACGCCGATCCCCGCCGATCAAAAGCTATAA